The proteins below come from a single Prochlorococcus marinus CUG1415 genomic window:
- a CDS encoding GNAT family N-acetyltransferase codes for MISIKQLNDKDIDLCYELDSNTISLWSKKQWAYEFKKGGVIIFGLLFSNVLIGICVFHVVLDEAQINFFVVNQKYRKKGFGSYLMSYLIKKCEQLNINKLFLEVSHKNDIAEKFYSRFDFSTVGIRRNYYKDGSDALLKEKKLTTK; via the coding sequence ATGATATCCATTAAACAATTAAATGATAAAGATATTGATTTATGTTATGAATTAGATTCAAATACGATCTCGTTGTGGAGCAAAAAGCAATGGGCTTACGAATTTAAAAAAGGGGGTGTAATAATCTTTGGATTATTATTTTCAAATGTATTAATTGGAATATGCGTTTTTCATGTTGTTCTTGATGAAGCTCAAATAAATTTTTTTGTAGTAAATCAGAAATATAGGAAAAAAGGTTTTGGATCTTACCTTATGAGTTATTTAATAAAAAAATGTGAACAATTAAATATAAATAAATTATTTTTAGAAGTCTCACACAAGAATGATATAGCTGAGAAATTTTATAGTCGCTTTGATTTTTCTACGGTGGGAATAAGAAGAAATTATTATAAAGACGGTTCAGATGCTCTCTTAAAAGAAAAAAAATTAACAACTAAATAA